The following proteins come from a genomic window of Montipora capricornis isolate CH-2021 chromosome 9, ASM3666992v2, whole genome shotgun sequence:
- the LOC138015211 gene encoding uncharacterized protein → MAVNLITNVREALEGLPLTSMHCWLDSSVALYWIRGQGEHKQFVSNRVQKINSHHEVTWRYVPTSENPADFGSRGSRVEEADQWWNGPKWLASGENWPADILDKPTEESQAEAKLVRKVLAVAVDEEDEVEGILRKFHLRKAVRVCAWMRRFAHNALRSRGKTSIEGPLTTQETNQVRIHWERQAQKSGEVEKDRLVLNLQLNQEGLLECRGRLQGDYPVYLPDTSLYSQRIVEEARLQTLHGDVGLTMTKVRSRYWIPKLRKLVKKVRRNCHGCKRFQAMAYAAPPPGRLPITGTEGVNPLQVIGVDYAGPLRYRISRQREGKAYVLLYACSLTRGVYLDLLPSLETEECLTSLKKFIGRRGRPERIYSDNGRTFIGAAKWVKAVMKDERLHNYLSINQIKWQFNLSRAPWWGGQFERIIGIMKSALHKSIGNGMLSWKELQELSWWSNLALAEVMGSNPTSILPMEISANEPSTCLSARRRCGDVGERSTCVETSWPSNRSGKRTCHR, encoded by the exons ATGGCCGTGAACCTGATAACCAACGTGAGAGAGGCTCTTGAAGGATTACCCTTGACAAGCATGCACTGTTGGCTGGACAGTTCGGTTGCCTTATATTGGATAAGAGGGCAAGGAGAGCACAAGCAGTTCGTGTCGAATCGAGTCCAGAAGATAAACAGTCACCATGAAGTTACGTGGCGTTATGTCCCCACCTCAGAAAACCCAGCCGATTTCGGAAGTCGCGGAAGCCGCGTGGAGGAAGCAGATCAGTGGTGGAACGGGCCCAAGTGGCTCGCAAGTGGAGAGAACTGGCCGGCGGATATCCTGGACAAACCGACTGAAGAGAGCCAGGCCGAGGCTAAATTAGTTCGGAAAGTGCTGGCAGTGGCAGTTGACGAAGAGGATGAGGTGGAAGGCATATTACGCAAATTTCATTTGCGGAAAGCCGTACGCGTGTGTGCGTGGATGCGAAGATTCGCGCACAACGCTCTCCGCAGCAGAGGTAAAACGAGTATCGAGGGACCGCTGACAACCCAAGAAACAAATCAGGTGAGAATTCATTGGGAGAGGCAGGCTCAGAAGAGTGGTGAAGTTGAAAAGGATCGACTGGTGTTGAACTTGCAGTTAAATCAGGAAGGCTTACTAGAGTGTCGGGGCCGACTGCAAGGAGACTACCCAGTATATTTACCAGACACCAGTCTATATTCCCAGCGAATCGTGGAAGAAGCCCGCCTGCAAACTTTGCATGGGGATGTGGGGCTAACGATGACCAAAGTCCGAAGCCGATACTGGATCCCTAAGCTAAGGAAGCTGGTGAAGAAAGTTCGCCGAAATTGCCACGGATGCAAAAGATTTCAAGCGATGGCTTACGCTGCTCCACCACCTGGACGCCTTCCAATCACCGGTACCGAAGGCGTTAACCCACTTCAAGTGATTGGGGTCGACTACGCTGGTCCACTGCGATATCGCATATCAAGACAACGAGAAGGAAAGGCCTATGTTCTGTTATATGCCTGCAGTCTTACAAGGGGGGTCTACCTGGATCTATTGCCAAGTTTGGAAACGGAAGAATGCCTGACGAGTTTGAAGAAGTTCATCGGAAGGCGAGGGAGACCGGAACGAATTTATTCCGACAATGGGAGAACATTTATTGGTGCTGCAAAGTGGGTCAAGGCAGTGATGAAAGACGAGCGACTCCACAAttacttgtcaatcaaccaAATCAAGTGGCAGTTTAACCTTAGCCGCGCCCCATGGTGGGGCGGTCAGTTCGAGAGAATCATTGGTATAATGAAATCAGCCCTACACAAGTCAATAGGAAATGGAATGTTGAGTTGGAAGGAATTACAAGAG cttagttggtggAGCAATCTTGCACTGGCAGAGGTCATGGGCTCAAATCCCACATCCATATTACCCATGGAGATCTCCGCAAACGAGCCAAGCACATGCTTAAGTGCAAGGAGGCGGTGTGGCGACGTTGGTGAAAGGAGTACCTGCGTAGAAACATCGTGGCCAAGCAACCGCTCAGGGAAACGCACCTGCCATCGGTGA